The following coding sequences are from one Lolium rigidum isolate FL_2022 chromosome 6, APGP_CSIRO_Lrig_0.1, whole genome shotgun sequence window:
- the LOC124668270 gene encoding probable aquaporin TIP4-2, with amino-acid sequence MPKLALGHRREASDPGCLRAVLGELVLTFLFVFVGVGSAITGGKAVAAGGDTSAALIAVALGHALVVAVFATAGFHISGAHMNPAVTLSLCVGGHITLLKSAFFVVAQMLGSSLACLLLRALTGGEVTPVHALAAGVGPIQGVVSEVVFTFTLLFTIYAAILDPKSSAPGFGPLLTGLLVGANTIAGGALTGASMNPARSFGPALATNNWENHWVYWVGPLAGGPLAVAVYEFLFTVPATHQQLPVVE; translated from the exons ATGCCTAAGCTTGCGCTCGGCCACCGCCGCGAGGCGTCCGACCCCGGCTGCCTCCGGGCCGTGCTCGGTGAGCTCGTCCTCACCTTCCTCTTCGTCTTCGTCGGCGTCGGCTCCGCCATCACCGGCG GAAAGGCAGTCGCGGCAGGAGGGGACACGTCGGCGGCGCTGATCGCGGTGGCGCTGGGCCATGCGCTGGTGGTGGCGGTGTTCGCGACGGCCGGGTTCCACATCTCCGGCGCCCACATGAACCCGGCCGTCACGCTGAGCCTCTGCGTCGGCGGCCACATCACCCTGCTCAAGTCCGCCTTCTTCGTCGTCGCCCAGATGCTCGGCTCCTCCCTCGCCTGCCTCCTCCTCAGGGCCCTCACCGGCGGCGAG GTAACTCCGGTGCACGCGCTGGCGGCGGGCGTGGGCCCGATCCAGGGCGTGGTGTCGGAGGTCGTCTTCACCTTCACGCTGCTCTTCACCATCTACGCCGCCATACTCGACCCGAAGAGCTCGGCGCCCGGGTTCGGCCCGCTGCTCACCGGCCTCCTCGTGGGCGCGAAcaccatcgccggcggcgcgctgaCAGGCGCGTCCATGAACCCGGCCAGGTCCTTCGGGCCGGCGCTGGCAACCAACAACTGGGAGAACCACTGGGTCTACTGGGTCGGGCCGCTCGCCGGCGGGCCCCTTGCCGTGGCGGTCTACGAGTTCCTGTTCACTGTCCCGGCGACGCACCAGCAGCTGCCCGTGGTGGAGTGA